Part of the Zonotrichia albicollis isolate bZonAlb1 chromosome 2, bZonAlb1.hap1, whole genome shotgun sequence genome, TGCTGGAGTCATGGAGTGTCTAGGTACAATGAGGGCTACCCTGCAGCTTCAACAGAACAGCAAGTCTCAACTACAACACCAAGGCTTAGTTCAGCTAATGAAACACTAAGCACACAAACACAGTTTATCCATTTTGTTGGGGGTTAGCACTTGGGGCTTGGGCACACTTTCACAAGGTATAAGAAAAATCTTGCCTGAGCATTCAGtaagacagagaaaaaaggtACAGAGGcagccaaaaaagaaaaaaaaaatccaacccagcAGACAACTGACAGATAAGAGGCAGATGTGAGGAAATAATGGAACTGAGTTGCCAAGACATCATCGATAAGCAACTCAGCCAGCATATCTGTGATTGAGGGTGCAGGTTTAGAGTTACCATAAGCCCATATGAACTCACTGTCCCTTCTgcccaaagaaagaaagaaagcaagccTACTCTTTTGATTGTACAGCTCAGAAGAAATACCTGGTCAAGTATGTCAGACAATACAAATTAGCAAGAATTCCTTTGACTTCTACTAAATTTTAATACTAAAATTTAATACATCTTTGCTAGAATCTTTCTCAGAATAGACAATGGTGAAGCACAGAATTCTCATTTTAAAACACTGAATCCTAAATGGTCTTCAGGGGTGTTTTTACACATTAATTTACTCATTAATGTAAGACAAAATAGTACCAATAATGTAATATGTGTTCATATTCTAATGATTACATTCCATGTTTCTCTGATCTAGAGATAAGCAACATACTAATATACCAAGACAGCTACTTAGACACTCTTAGCTATGCTGAAGATATAATATTACTCAAACTAGTAATTGTTGCAAGAATCTCTCcccaaatatttaaatgaaattaagtTGTAACCTGAGACAAAAACGGCCTTTTCTGTCAAACACCTCCAAGTTCTCTGCAGACTACTTTTAGTTTGACTGAATGAAAGATGGTGAAAATGCACCTTAAAAACATGACTGAGCATTCCATACAACCAACAACTTTTTGCCATAGAAAGATGAAGTTTGTATTGCACATATGGCCACAGCCAACATCCTTCTGTAACAACATCCTCTGATGTTtctttattgttttccttttgtacTTTCCCTTGAGCATTCTTCACAAAAAGGATTGAAATCAGTGTCCTTCTAAGAGTACACAAAAGAGGTTCCTCTCCAAGGATAGGGATGATAAAAAAGAGCTGCCTAAAAGTTCATATAAAAGCACTTTCTCAGTCATATATATGATCTATGAATGTAACAGCCTTTAAAAAGTTAGAGAACCTGAAAGTTGAATACTGCGAGTATTACACCCAAGCGTAATGAAGACATGCTGCAAAGTCAGGAAATCATTTCACTATGCTGACTTTCATTACTAAATATTTGCCATTgcaagaaataatattttctaaCACCTGGGAAGTAAAGAATGACTGTATGATTCTGTGCTGTCCTGAATGAGTCACTTTTACTGGCTTTTAGTTAATGCCACTCTTTCTACACTGAACTGGAGCCACAGAACATACGCAGTAAGTCACACAATGCATTTGAATTATTCATACAGACATGGTAGGAAGGCAACTCTTTCACTTAATAAACAGCACTAAGAAGTCACCTGAGTGTAGAGCTTTAAATATCTTTGCCCTTCCTTACAGAAATCCTCACGAAAGACAACAAAGATAAAAATACAAGCTTCAATCAAACCAATCTGAAGCTCTTTGGTTGGAGATTACACTTGGagacttttttattattaatttaacACTAACCTTCATATCCTAAACCCATATTTAAAACAGCTTGTCTAAGCATAAATCAGCTGGAGAGGAActccttcttccttctgctGCCTCCACATAAAATCTACATTCCTTCTGAATTAAAAAGTACTTATGTGTTTTTAACAAATAATATACAGATCACACAAAGGCCAGCATCCTAAATAACAGTGCATAAATATaaattcttgttttcctttcttttcatttaCATCTGACATGCTCTtctgaaagagatgggaaattCAGACTAACCTTGCTGAGTGATGACTGAGGCTGATGACTGCGAAGTTGAAGCTTCCAAAGCAGACGTCCTAGGTACTTTTGCATCTCTTGTTGCCAAAGATACTTAAAAGATACTATGCTGAATACAAAGGTTTTGTTCTTGActtgaacaaaaaaaattatggcCAACACCAGGTTGGGTTTCTTTTTATTGTTAAAACATTAAAGCATAACATTTCACCAAATACAGGAAATTTAGGGGTCGTCTGACATTACAAACATCTGGATCATCAAGAGAAAGTGTTGAGCTATACATAGTCTGACGTTAATCTATCAATTTAATGTATATTAGTAAATGATTAAAACATGGCCAAAatacagaatcacaaaataagTACCTCGATGCTTCTAAATCTGAGACAAGTCAGAGAACTGAGTGCAATAAATTTCCAGCAAATGTCTATACACTCAATTACCTCAGGGCAGAATTATTCCAGGAATATTGGTAGTTCCTTGTATTCCTACCAGGAATATTGGTAGTTCCTCATATTCCTCATATTCTTGCTCATTCACATTCAATTTAGTGAGAATTTGATTTGAGAACttgataaaaacatttttaaaaataccacaTTTAACAAATGTGAAAAAAGAAGTTGTCTTCACAGGAAAATACAGATTGCTTGCCACTCCAGTCCTTAATTGCCTATATGTTTTACAAATCTTTACAAAACTAATTTGTATCCATTTTGGTTTCAAAAACATAGtacatctgaaaaataaaatatgactCTACTGATGGGTAATACAAAGACATGAACACgcatttaaaattacttttaaaagtaAATCTTCTCAGTAATACAGCTATAAGACAAGTTAAACATAGTACAATAAACCATGCATCTTCTGACTTGTCAGATCAGCTAAACTACTCGGTTAACATACAGTAACACTTTTGAACACTTCGTAACTTCAGCTTTCCTAGcacaaggcaaaaaaaaaccagattaAATTTGTTCTTCAAGTGGTTCAAGGCTGTCCAAGTGTTTTTTAGGTGTATCATCACTATGACGGCTTTGGCAATGGGTTAAATGTTTCTTAAAGCCTCGGGGAAAATTTGATTCAAAATTACAACGGGGACACTTCAACAGACTTTGACCATGAGCAGCAACATGATTTTTAAGAAGAGACTCCAAGAGAAAAGCTTTGCCACATATTTTACATTTGTATGGGCTTTGAACATTATGCTTGTTAACTAAATGGTGCAAGACAGCACCTTTTTTCATTGCACGACAGCAACAGATTTTGCAGTAATACTTTCCCTTGCCACGCTTCATGTACTTTGCTATTTCTTCCTCAGAGATGAAAGCCTCTTTCTCTTCAGTAAATTGAAGCACACACGGTGGCTGCGTAGGAGTAGTTGCATCCATTTTGCTCTCTTTGCTGTAATCAGATGACTCCATATCATACTGCTCTTGGTCACTGTTGGACTCTTGTTCCTTTATCTCCATTGAGTCCACCACTGGTTTTCCACACTCACTACTATTTAGTTCAGAATCTGAGATCTCCTGGTTTTCCTTCTTGGGCTTCTTTTTTGGGCATGAATATAACATGTGTTCAGGTGATTCTTTGGCTAATATTGACTGTTCATCCTGCGAGAATAAATCATCCAGTGGTTTCTGATCATCTAAACTGTGAGAGAGAAAGTCACTCTCACCAGACTCACTAGGTGTTTGGGGCTCAGAGAAAAAGCCCGAAGCAGACTTGTGAGGCTCGGAAAACAGGATGTTCTTCTGGATTTCAGAAGGTACAGTAGTTTCAGCATGTCTCTGGACATCAGAGGATAGAGCAGCAGCAGGCTTCTGCATCTCAGAAAATACAGCATGCTTTTGAACATCAGGGGAAACAGCAGATTTCTGGCAGTCTGTGAAAACAGCTTGCTTGAGTGTCTCGGGAGAAACAGGAGTAGGTTTCTGGGACTCAGTAAAGAGGCCATGTTTCTGAACTTCAGGAGATGTGGATTTCTGAGACTCTAGAAAGGAAGTAGACTCCTGAACTTCAGAGGAAATTGAAGTGAGTTTTTGGGCTTCAGAAAACAGGGCATGCTTCTGGACTTCAGAAGAAACAAGAGCGGATTTTTGGGCTTCAGAACACAGAGCTTGTTTTTGACCTTCAGTAGAAACAGCAGAAGTAGACGTCTGATTTTGGGGCTCAGAAAAGACAGCACGTTTCTGGACATCAATAGAGGCAGTAGGATTAGATTTGCGAGTCTCTGGGAACAACACTCTTTTCCGAGGCTCAGGGAAATGAGCCCGTTTCTGAATCTCAGATGAAGCAGCTGAGGTGGATTTCTGAGTTTCAGAAAAATACATTGATTTCCGTGACTCAGAGAGTTTCCAAGATTCAGGAGATACTGAAACACCAGGCTTACGGACctcaggaaagaaagaaggcTTCCAAGAGTCAGAGGAAACAGTGTGACTGGACTTTCGAAGCTCAGGAGAAACAGGGGGAGAATGCTTCCATGTGTCAGGGGACAGAACAGGTTTCCAGCCTTCAGGGTAAACAGATGAGATGGGTTTCCAGGGCTCAGAAGAAACAAGAGTAGACTTCTGGGATTCAGAAAACGACGTAGACTTACACGAATCAGAAACAAGCCTCCTAGGTTCTGGCAACACAACTGAACCAGGCCTTCGGGACTCGGGGGCAGACCTCCGGGATTCCATGGACACCGACATGGCAGGCTTTGAAGCCCAGGGAGAAACTGTGGGGGACTTCTGCACTTCATGAGGTGAAGCTCTCCAGGGCTCAGGGGAAACAGTTGGGCCAGGTCTCCATGACTCCGGTGAAACCGCAGAAGCAGGCCTCCGGCTctcaggagaagcagcagaagcGGGCCGACGCATTTGGGAGGGATGTTTGCGTGGCTCAGGGGACGCTGCTGGAGGAGGTTTCTTTGGCTCTGGTGACACAGCTGGGGAGTATCTGCGGGGCTCTGGAGACACAGCAGGAGAATGGCGCCGGGGCTCAGGCGATATGGCGGGGGAATGCCGGCGGGGCTCTGGAGACGTGGCCGGGGCTGGCTTCTGTGGGTCGGGGGACACAGCAGGAGATGGCTTCTGTGGGTCAGGAGACACGACAGGAGATGGCTTCTGTGGGtcaggagacacagcaggagaTGGCTTCTGTGGGTCAGGGGACACAGATGAGGCTAACTTCTCTGGATCGGGAGATGTGGCCTGGGCTGACTTTTCTGGATCTGGGGACACAGTCTGGACTGACTTCTCTGGCTCTGGAGAAGTCACCTGAGCAGACTTCTGAGGCTCTGGAGACACAGAAGATTTCTGAAGCTTGGGGGAAACAACAGGTTCTGATTTGGGGAGTTCAGGAGAAAGGGCAGGTTTGCCTGACTCAGGGGAAAGGGTAGGTTTCTGTGGCTCCAACGTGACGCTTTTCTTGGACGAATCTGAATCTACTTCTACCTGTTGCTCTTTCTGTTCTTCGTTCCACTTCTCAGGTGCTGCATGCTGTGCTTTGATGTGATAATATACGTTGCAATACATCTTGCTGGTAAAGAAGCATTTATGGCAGTGAAACAGTTTTGCACTTTTTTGATAAAATATAAGTTTGCCCAAGCCAGCAGCATCCATTTCATCACAACACTCTGGGTGAACAGTACCCATATGAATTTGTATGTTCTCATAGTCAGTTCCCCTGAAGCTGCAGTAGTCACATTCCAAGCGCTCTGTGGTTTTACGTAGTATCTGCAGCATGTCCATTTTTCTATAGGCAGTAACAGTCCCCACAGCAGTGCACCTtttaaagaggatttttcagttCCTGCAATAAAGGAAAAAGATCTGTATAGTTATCCTTTCATGTTAATTTCAACTCTGTCACTCCTAAATAACCACATGGGCTTTTCCCTGCTCACCCCCACTCCCTTTGTAGAAAGCATAGATTTTGCACAGGTACTGACTACTTCATAGAGAAATCCAAACATAAGTGTCACCAACTCCTGAAAGTCATTTTGCATCAGTaaaacttgaaaaaataaaGCTTATATTTAACAATAGGCCTTCCTACCTATGTAAAAAAACTGGAAGCAAATGATAAAAAAACTCCAGGTAATGAAGAGTAAAGTCTGAATTTCACTTGATAAATGTGACTTGTTTTCTCCATTGTCTTCTCTTCCCATATTTGATGAGCTTTTATTGACATTGTATTACTTACATTATACATGTAAACTGAAACCAAAAAGTACTTTGGAAAGTACTTGAAACAATGCCACTGAGATAAGGCCATTTAAAAAATGCACCTTCACCATTAAAtttcaaaacaaataatcccttTTTGACAAAGACCAAACTAAAATTCAAGAAAACAGCAGTCTAAAGTCTAGGCTGTTTTCATCTGTTAAATACTGGCTTCCTTTCACTAATTATATGATAAAAAATACACTGATCATAAAAGCTTCATCTATTATGAAAAGGATCTTTCCTGTTCCATTAGTTCATCTGTTGCCccaataacaacaaaaatactatttaagaaaaacagcagggttttttttccagttggTAGCTGTATCCAGTCGGTCGACTGTATCCAGAACAATGTTTTCCTCACCCCAGAGATCGAAATTTCTCAAAATTAATGGTTTTTTACAAgacttaaaaaaccccacaaaatagcaacaacaacaacaacaaaaaatccccaaaaccaaccaaccccCCCAACGTAAATAGCTTTTAATGATTTGGCTAGACTCCCCAATTTTCAAAAGAATTTAACCAGATTAGCTACTGCAATAAGCAGAAAACCAAGTCCAGCCATAGTCTGCAAGTTATACTGACAAAGTGGAAGGTAAAAAGGACTTTTAAGTGAAATAAGCACACTTCTTCCTTGTAGGTTGAAATTAAACAGTTGTTACATGATTAATCATGCTAAGCTATCAGCCTAATTTTGGGGGGTGTTGTAAAACACACTGCTTCAAAACATTCAAAATTGTTGTTTAATTTTAACATTAATTTTACCTGTCTAAATATATTTAAGACTAACAAGTCTAAAAATATGCATTCAAAGCAAGTTTTCTTAATTTATTCCTAAAGCATTTTCCCCCTGATTTCTCATGGAAATGAGGCCTATACAAACACACTGCCCCACAGTCAATGCCAATCAAACTGGACAAAGCAATCCAGCCTTACTTTGCATTTCTACACCTTTCATGAAAATCAGCAACTAGAGAATGCAAGCAATGCCTCCACTGAGGCAGAATATGTCACTTAGCAGCAACTTCTTCTGTTTAGCCTCTCCACAAAAAGTCTTGAAACATTCAGAGCAAGCAGTATCTGATTCAGCTTTAAttaaggaaaaggggaaggaatTCAAAATACTACAGCAGTGAGTTGCTTTGGGCTTGGGGTAGAGACAGAATGAAAGCAAATTAGCAGTGCTGCTAAAGGATGAGATGAATACAGCAAAAAACCAGGAAAGAAGGATtggctgaggagcaggagggcacAAATCCTTAAGAAATACAGGTTCACTAGCTCAGCTGCTTATGGAGCAACTCCTTTGTGTGCACTGTGCATACACACATCACATTAAGCCACAGGAACAGGTAGATTTCCAATTGGGAAGCACCGTGGAACCACATGCGGAGCTTTGAGAAGGAACCTGCTTCACAACCATGAGGCAAATGAACAGCATCCGACCACAGCCTAGCTGCAAATGAGAAGTAATTACTCTGCCCCAGAGACACTGAAGTGGAAGGGCCTTTGGGGTACAAGCTGCAgtttcccagcactgctggcagccATATACAAAAGACACCCCAAATTGTACCCCACACCACATTCAGTGTTGACCCAAAACACTTCCCAACATTTTATAACAAATTTTTTAGGTCTGTAaaagatgaaaacaaaacaaagatgaCAGCAGTGCTCAGTGGGCTGTATCTCTTCAACAGAATATAACCTGCCAATTGTAAAAACCCACAGCACACCATGTCTTAGTACTCTAAAAGACTTTCAAATCTTTATGAACTACTTTATATTTTGTTTGCTGGATTCAGAACaacaggagaaaaggaaaatttaaatttgAAAGCAAAAATTTCTGAATTGCTGATATGAGCAAAATaaaaaggttttgtttttttttaatcaaatcaCAGCAGAACATAATTAGGATAATGAAGATGTACTGCAGCAATCATATTTTTAGACTTGAAAGGGAATTTGTCAATTCCAAAATTGGTTGTAATCCTGAATAACCCATTTTCTTTtcacagaaaaccaaaaaaggCCTTTTCTAATTTGAATTTATCACAGTTTATAACAAAGTTTAAGAGACAATCTTTTCTACTCTCTTCATAATTTCCCAGCTCTTCAAGTCACCTGTTGCCCTTGCTGCAGTTTTTTGTTATTCACTGAAACACACTTCACCCCACGTCCCCATCGTCTTCTTTTATTCAGTTCTATCTTACTTTATGATGAAAATTCCCACTTTCTTTCCAAATACAACAGTTAGAAAAAGTCAGCAGTTCCCAAATTCCACAAATTGTCCACATTAATGCTAAGCTTTTTTGGCCATTAGATTATTTTGGAACCAAAGAAGTTACAGGCACAATCCAGACATCTAAAAGTCTTGACAGTCAAGCCTTTTGCATAAGAAATAACACTAAAGAGCTGAGGGCACTTTGTGTCACATTGCCATCACCCAGCATTTTCAGTTTTGTAACTCAATCCAGCGTACCTGGCAGTCACTGAATTAACTGCCTCTTCTGCTGAAATCTCTACTTAATTGAGGCACCCTACTGAGCAAGACAACTCTTGGTTATTGCAGCACCTTGGGCTGCAAGCCCATGGAATAGTAAATCTAGTTTCAGAAGAGTTACTGGGATCAGTAACAAACAGCACTGAGCCTGTACTAACTCATGTTGTCAATTCAAATTTGTTGAAACACTTCTGGAAGAATAAACTCTTGAGATGTTGCTGGTTCACTTAGCACAGATCTACATAGCTAGTTTGAAAGATTTTCCAGACTCCTTCTCAATATTGAGCTCCAGTGCCACTGTCTCTACATGGTTTTGGTTGCTGTCCTCCTCTGTACTCAGGTTTCTCACACAGATGACTCTGCTTCACACTGCTCTTTGCCCCCACTCCTGCATCAGAACTTGTTCTGCATGGCATCCTGGCTTGCCCAGCTGGGTGAAAGTGCAAGGAACAACATGTCACTGTTTTCTAAAGAGTCCCACaccagcagagccagccagccTAGAAACCATATGCTCAGTAACCAGGCCCCCGTGGCCTTGGTCCTGCATGAACTGTGATGTAATCTGTGCTCAGCAGCATCCTTCTGGCAACACTGAGGGAGATGGACCGTGCTCCCCCTGTGTAAATGCATTATAGCAGACATTAAAGGGAATGTGCTGCTGCAAATCAAACCCATAAAAAggttttattaaataaatgGTGTGTCTTTGTCAGGGTGCTCCATGTGCACTGCAGAGACCTGAACCAAATACTAAATCACATCATTCTAGTGCTCCGAAGCTCTTTAAGGAAAAGTATGAATTTCAGGACAAAGATCAAATTGTCATGAGCAACAGCTTCTCCACTGAACAAAGCAGAAGACAGATGGtcactggagcatctctccagACTTCTTGAGTACTCCTAGGAGGACAAAGAAGCTGCCACCTCTGCAAGTACAAATAACTGCTGTGCAGGCCCCAGGCCACTTTGTTTAGTTGAACACTCTGCCAGGCCATAACTGTTTTGTAAAAAAGACACCTGAGCATTCCCCTATTCAAACTCTCAGGAAACAGCTTGTGCAGTGCAGCAGTGGCTATAACTGAGCCTGTGCTGCATGCTACTGTAACACTA contains:
- the CHAMP1 gene encoding chromosome alignment-maintaining phosphoprotein 1, translated to MDMLQILRKTTERLECDYCSFRGTDYENIQIHMGTVHPECCDEMDAAGLGKLIFYQKSAKLFHCHKCFFTSKMYCNVYYHIKAQHAAPEKWNEEQKEQQVEVDSDSSKKSVTLEPQKPTLSPESGKPALSPELPKSEPVVSPKLQKSSVSPEPQKSAQVTSPEPEKSVQTVSPDPEKSAQATSPDPEKLASSVSPDPQKPSPAVSPDPQKPSPVVSPDPQKPSPAVSPDPQKPAPATSPEPRRHSPAISPEPRRHSPAVSPEPRRYSPAVSPEPKKPPPAASPEPRKHPSQMRRPASAASPESRRPASAVSPESWRPGPTVSPEPWRASPHEVQKSPTVSPWASKPAMSVSMESRRSAPESRRPGSVVLPEPRRLVSDSCKSTSFSESQKSTLVSSEPWKPISSVYPEGWKPVLSPDTWKHSPPVSPELRKSSHTVSSDSWKPSFFPEVRKPGVSVSPESWKLSESRKSMYFSETQKSTSAASSEIQKRAHFPEPRKRVLFPETRKSNPTASIDVQKRAVFSEPQNQTSTSAVSTEGQKQALCSEAQKSALVSSEVQKHALFSEAQKLTSISSEVQESTSFLESQKSTSPEVQKHGLFTESQKPTPVSPETLKQAVFTDCQKSAVSPDVQKHAVFSEMQKPAAALSSDVQRHAETTVPSEIQKNILFSEPHKSASGFFSEPQTPSESGESDFLSHSLDDQKPLDDLFSQDEQSILAKESPEHMLYSCPKKKPKKENQEISDSELNSSECGKPVVDSMEIKEQESNSDQEQYDMESSDYSKESKMDATTPTQPPCVLQFTEEKEAFISEEEIAKYMKRGKGKYYCKICCCRAMKKGAVLHHLVNKHNVQSPYKCKICGKAFLLESLLKNHVAAHGQSLLKCPRCNFESNFPRGFKKHLTHCQSRHSDDTPKKHLDSLEPLEEQI